A single region of the Anabaena sphaerica FACHB-251 genome encodes:
- a CDS encoding DEAD/DEAH box helicase — MAVGIEEQGSKFITTEAIKNQDGEQKVWDAVRSGFADRNCIGYWRYPIFSKVGEIRKEPDILIIDREFGVIVIAVKSLKIDQIANINGQQWQLQNSDTTEINPYQQAEHQLRALISYSDREPALWRKVNGKAIVALPEITSEEWQEKGYDQLPELPPIIFQDQLGKVGLLERIQQANLVIPGENIEDKDWELLLSVIGGTPVLRKPPRDKVATTGKSRSSIIDSLREKLYEIDLQQEHIGKEIPPGPQRIRGIAGSGKTVLLCQKAAHMHLKHPDWDIALVFFTRSLYDLMIGLLDQWIRRFSCGEMHYDPKTNFKLQVFHAWGAKEQPGLYRTICEYHGKRPGTVQNTNERQPNRGLIDLSKRLLEEITIEPMFDAILIDEGQDLVTEDDLKYEDKQAIYWLAYQSLRPVNEDKPEERRLIWAYDEAQSLDSLVVPKAKEVFGEKLSNLLNKQPQYPGGIKRSEVMRRCYRTPGQILTSAHAMGMGLLRPEGMLTGITNKEDWNRIGYEVKGDFRRVGKPITIHRKPEFSPNPIPELWGKPVLEFETYSSREAEMTALSENIMHNIVHDGLNPSRDILVLVLGSPYEAMELETYVASFLMEYDIDVFIPTALKLNDLVPQYPHNDPDKFWCDGGVTVSRITRAKGHEADMVYVVGFDNVARNESDVNFRNQLFVALTRARGWANLSGVGNYPMYDEMRKVIASGESFTFTYKRPPKRDIGDGD, encoded by the coding sequence ATGGCTGTAGGCATCGAAGAACAGGGTAGTAAGTTTATCACAACCGAAGCTATAAAAAATCAAGACGGAGAGCAGAAAGTTTGGGATGCTGTCCGTAGTGGCTTTGCAGATAGAAACTGCATTGGATATTGGCGTTATCCTATTTTCTCGAAAGTGGGAGAAATTAGAAAAGAACCGGATATTTTAATAATTGATAGAGAATTTGGTGTAATTGTCATTGCAGTTAAATCCCTTAAAATTGACCAAATTGCTAATATTAATGGTCAACAATGGCAATTACAAAATAGTGATACTACAGAAATCAATCCCTATCAACAAGCTGAACATCAACTGCGAGCTTTAATATCTTATAGTGATAGAGAACCTGCACTGTGGCGAAAAGTTAATGGTAAAGCGATTGTTGCATTACCGGAAATAACTTCCGAAGAATGGCAAGAAAAAGGTTATGATCAATTACCAGAGTTACCGCCTATTATATTTCAAGATCAATTAGGAAAAGTTGGCTTATTAGAACGTATTCAACAAGCTAATCTTGTCATTCCCGGTGAAAATATAGAAGATAAAGATTGGGAATTGTTACTATCAGTTATTGGCGGTACTCCTGTACTGCGTAAACCTCCCCGCGATAAAGTTGCTACCACAGGAAAAAGCCGTTCTAGCATCATTGATAGTTTACGAGAAAAACTCTATGAAATAGATTTACAACAAGAACATATTGGTAAAGAAATTCCTCCAGGTCCCCAACGTATTCGCGGTATTGCAGGTTCAGGAAAAACGGTGTTGCTTTGCCAAAAAGCCGCACATATGCACCTTAAACATCCAGATTGGGATATTGCTTTAGTATTTTTTACTCGTTCTTTATATGATTTAATGATTGGTTTATTGGATCAATGGATACGGCGTTTTAGTTGTGGTGAAATGCACTATGATCCCAAAACTAACTTTAAATTACAAGTATTTCATGCTTGGGGTGCAAAAGAACAACCAGGTTTATACCGGACAATTTGCGAATATCATGGTAAAAGACCAGGAACTGTGCAGAATACCAATGAAAGACAGCCAAACCGGGGTTTAATAGATTTAAGTAAACGGCTGTTGGAAGAAATCACAATTGAGCCGATGTTCGATGCTATTCTTATAGATGAAGGTCAAGATTTAGTAACTGAAGATGATTTAAAATATGAAGATAAACAAGCGATTTATTGGTTAGCTTATCAATCTTTACGACCTGTAAATGAAGATAAACCAGAAGAAAGGCGTTTAATCTGGGCTTATGATGAAGCGCAAAGTTTAGATAGTTTGGTAGTACCCAAAGCTAAAGAAGTATTCGGTGAAAAATTAAGTAATCTTTTGAATAAACAACCCCAATATCCGGGAGGGATAAAACGTTCTGAAGTCATGCGTCGTTGTTACCGCACTCCGGGACAAATTCTTACTTCTGCTCATGCTATGGGGATGGGTTTATTACGTCCAGAAGGGATGTTAACAGGAATTACTAATAAAGAAGATTGGAATAGAATTGGTTATGAGGTGAAAGGAGATTTTCGCCGAGTTGGTAAACCGATAACTATTCATCGAAAACCAGAATTTTCACCAAACCCTATTCCTGAACTGTGGGGAAAACCTGTTTTAGAATTTGAAACTTATTCTTCTCGTGAAGCAGAAATGACGGCTTTGTCTGAGAATATTATGCACAATATTGTCCATGATGGACTTAACCCCAGTCGTGATATTTTGGTTTTGGTTTTAGGTTCACCTTATGAAGCAATGGAGTTAGAAACTTATGTTGCAAGTTTCTTAATGGAATACGACATTGATGTTTTTATTCCCACTGCTTTAAAATTAAATGATTTAGTTCCCCAATACCCACATAATGACCCGGATAAATTTTGGTGTGATGGTGGTGTGACGGTTTCTCGCATCACTCGCGCTAAGGGACACGAAGCTGATATGGTGTATGTGGTGGGTTTTGATAATGTTGCACGGAATGAAAGTGATGTCAATTTCCGCAACCAGTTGTTTGTGGCTTTAACTAGGGCGCGGGGTTGGGCAAATTTAAGTGGGGTTGGTAATTATCCCATGTATGATGAGATGCGAAAGGTGATTGCTAGTGGGGAGAGTTTTACTTTTACTTATAAGCGGCCACCTAAGCGGGATATTGGGGATGGTGATTAA
- a CDS encoding prepilin peptidase, with translation MDIFIFVPASIIVFSLGAAIGSFINVVVYRLPAGLSLLWPPSRCPHCLNRLKAYDNVPVFGWLWLKGRCRFCHSKISLRYPVVEGITGIIFLIVFWVFQFSILTIGYWAFCSWLLALSLIDWDTMTLPGPLTKSGLVLGLVFQMSLGFLTESGWVGLVKHLIFGIAGAVAGLWLFDSISILGSLAFGKAVMGAGDAKLAAMMGAWLGWKYLLIASFMACFLGVLIGGGAIVLSRHKMGQKMPFGPFLALGAVIAVFSGEAMLSYYLRLVLPVS, from the coding sequence ATGGACATTTTTATCTTCGTCCCTGCTAGTATAATTGTCTTCTCTTTGGGTGCAGCTATTGGCAGCTTTATCAATGTAGTAGTTTATCGCCTACCTGCGGGATTATCATTACTTTGGCCGCCTTCTCGTTGCCCTCATTGCTTAAACAGATTAAAAGCTTATGATAATGTGCCGGTTTTCGGGTGGTTGTGGTTAAAAGGACGCTGTCGTTTTTGCCACAGTAAAATTTCTCTTCGTTATCCCGTGGTAGAGGGAATAACGGGGATTATATTTTTAATAGTATTTTGGGTATTTCAATTCTCCATTTTAACAATCGGCTATTGGGCTTTTTGTAGTTGGTTATTAGCCTTATCTCTCATAGACTGGGATACAATGACCTTACCTGGTCCACTCACTAAGTCGGGTTTAGTATTGGGCTTAGTATTTCAAATGAGTTTGGGTTTTTTAACAGAAAGCGGCTGGGTAGGTTTGGTAAAGCACCTCATTTTCGGTATAGCTGGTGCAGTCGCTGGTTTATGGCTATTTGATAGCATCTCAATTTTGGGTTCTCTGGCCTTTGGTAAAGCTGTCATGGGTGCAGGTGACGCGAAATTAGCAGCGATGATGGGCGCTTGGTTAGGTTGGAAATATTTGCTGATAGCCAGTTTTATGGCCTGCTTTTTGGGAGTATTAATAGGTGGAGGCGCAATTGTTCTGTCACGTCATAAAATGGGACAAAAGATGCCTTTTGGTCCTTTCTTAGCGTTGGGAGCCGTAATTGCTGTTTTTAGCGGTGAAGCTATGTTGTCGTACTATCTGCGACTAGTGCTACCAGTATCTTGA
- a CDS encoding MFS transporter — translation MDSVQVETVASLNLEIPHIDSLTTVISSESKCSPHFPKNAIRTSLQASTLDAIFATIFSITTGGILLSNFLVELDASPVVFGMLSSIPMLVNLIQPLGAYISERTTSRFQYSALVYGISRLLWLILVIGIVGAGWGVINSQQLVILTLLIVFFSHLSGGLGSASWMSWLAIIVPRRLRGRYFGIRNSATSLTNLLCVPLAGLAVSHWYGGILQGYGVVLFVGILFGLISLGCQYFKIDVNPQLQNTYIVDSPNSKNDTVSIPEKQWHENIWKNSNFWIFILYFSLWMLAFNLCAPFVNLYLLENLNVDVGWVTVYSSLQAGANLLMVVLWGKLADKVGNRPILIFAGMIVAVTPLLWFGIGNNSLDIWLWLPLLHIFIGGTGAAVDLCNNNMQIGITPVRNQSIYFAIAAAIAGVTGALGTTIGGFIAQSPHFGGLLGLFALSSICRLAALIPLIFVKEQGRSDRWKKAKET, via the coding sequence ATGGACTCTGTTCAAGTTGAAACAGTTGCATCTTTAAATCTGGAAATTCCTCACATTGATTCATTGACAACAGTCATATCTTCTGAATCTAAATGTAGCCCCCATTTTCCCAAAAATGCTATTCGTACCAGTTTACAAGCATCTACTTTAGATGCTATTTTCGCGACAATTTTTTCTATTACTACTGGGGGGATTTTACTTAGTAACTTTTTGGTAGAATTGGATGCTAGTCCGGTGGTTTTTGGGATGCTCTCCTCGATTCCCATGCTAGTAAATTTAATTCAGCCCTTGGGTGCTTATATTTCCGAACGCACTACTAGCCGTTTTCAGTACTCCGCGCTTGTTTATGGGATTTCTCGGCTATTGTGGCTGATTTTAGTAATAGGTATTGTTGGCGCTGGTTGGGGAGTTATCAATTCTCAACAGTTGGTGATATTAACTCTGTTAATCGTTTTTTTTAGTCATCTTTCAGGTGGACTGGGAAGTGCATCATGGATGAGTTGGTTAGCAATCATTGTTCCCCGTCGGTTGCGTGGGAGGTATTTTGGTATACGCAATAGTGCTACCAGTTTGACTAATTTGTTGTGTGTTCCTCTAGCTGGGTTAGCTGTTTCTCATTGGTATGGGGGAATTCTCCAAGGTTATGGGGTGGTTTTGTTTGTAGGTATTTTGTTTGGGTTGATTAGTTTAGGATGTCAGTATTTCAAAATTGATGTTAATCCCCAATTACAAAACACTTATATAGTTGATTCTCCAAACAGCAAAAATGATACGGTATCAATTCCCGAAAAGCAATGGCATGAGAATATCTGGAAAAACTCTAATTTTTGGATATTTATACTGTATTTCAGTTTATGGATGCTGGCTTTTAATCTCTGCGCCCCTTTTGTTAATCTCTATCTGCTAGAAAATTTAAATGTAGATGTGGGTTGGGTGACAGTTTACAGCAGTCTGCAAGCGGGAGCAAATTTGCTGATGGTTGTGCTGTGGGGTAAGTTAGCCGATAAGGTGGGAAACCGCCCAATTTTGATATTTGCAGGGATGATTGTTGCGGTTACGCCTTTGCTGTGGTTTGGAATTGGTAATAATAGCTTAGATATTTGGCTATGGCTACCACTATTACATATTTTTATCGGTGGTACTGGGGCAGCAGTGGATTTATGTAACAACAATATGCAAATTGGCATTACCCCAGTCAGAAATCAATCAATCTATTTTGCGATCGCTGCTGCTATTGCCGGTGTAACTGGTGCGTTAGGGACAACCATTGGTGGTTTTATCGCCCAATCTCCCCACTTTGGCGGTTTATTAGGTTTATTTGCCCTTTCTAGTATTTGCCGACTGGCAGCACTTATCCCGCTGATTTTTGTCAAAGAACAGGGAAGAAGTGACAGATGGAAAAAGGCAAAAGAAACATAA
- a CDS encoding extracellular solute-binding protein, with protein MSKHKWLYFWGLVIAIILIICYRSLPPNTSLVTIKLSGWGGSPVEQKLLKQVLQDFEAKHPTIKVKYEVISDQYMDVIKTRLIGEAAPDVFYLDALEAPFLMSQNVLEPLDIYIKPQFDLADFEENLLNSFKYKNHIYGFPKDYSTLALFYNKKAFTKAGITNPPTTWDELRLFSQKLTGKLNKYGFGESPELARQSYKIKAFDGELIDKNDYAAFASEASLQGLNLVIDQYRQDKTSALKSDVGASSGSDMFGQGKVSMVIEGNWAIPYLQETFPQIDFATAEVPKINNKKGTMVYTVAYVMNKQTKHKKAAWELISYLTSKEGMEKWTGKGFALPTRKSVAEKLGYDQDDLRSALVAGVDYATPWQVGEYPAAIVNNFDNQFLSALLGEQPLNQAMLRAQNNANQQIKMME; from the coding sequence GTGAGCAAACACAAGTGGTTATATTTTTGGGGATTAGTAATAGCAATTATTTTGATTATTTGCTACAGGTCACTACCACCGAATACATCATTAGTCACCATTAAACTCAGTGGTTGGGGCGGTTCTCCTGTAGAACAAAAACTTCTCAAACAGGTATTACAAGACTTTGAAGCAAAACATCCAACTATTAAAGTTAAATATGAGGTAATTTCTGACCAATACATGGATGTCATTAAAACCCGCTTAATTGGAGAAGCAGCCCCCGATGTATTTTATCTAGATGCGTTAGAAGCTCCTTTTTTGATGAGTCAAAATGTGTTAGAACCTCTGGATATTTACATTAAACCACAATTTGATTTAGCCGATTTTGAAGAAAATTTACTTAACAGCTTTAAATACAAAAATCATATTTACGGTTTTCCTAAAGACTATTCCACACTAGCTTTATTTTATAACAAAAAAGCATTCACTAAGGCAGGTATAACTAATCCGCCAACTACTTGGGATGAACTACGCCTTTTTTCTCAAAAGTTAACAGGGAAACTCAACAAATACGGCTTTGGCGAAAGCCCAGAATTGGCGCGTCAGTCTTACAAAATCAAAGCTTTTGATGGAGAATTAATTGATAAAAATGATTATGCTGCTTTTGCAAGTGAAGCAAGTTTACAGGGATTAAATTTGGTAATAGATCAATATCGACAAGACAAAACCTCAGCCCTTAAATCTGATGTCGGTGCTAGTTCTGGTAGTGATATGTTTGGTCAAGGTAAAGTATCAATGGTGATAGAAGGTAACTGGGCTATTCCTTATCTTCAAGAAACTTTCCCGCAGATAGATTTTGCAACAGCAGAAGTTCCAAAAATTAATAATAAAAAAGGCACGATGGTTTATACTGTCGCCTATGTGATGAATAAACAAACAAAACATAAAAAAGCAGCTTGGGAGTTAATTTCTTACCTCACCAGTAAAGAAGGAATGGAAAAATGGACAGGAAAGGGTTTCGCTTTACCAACTCGTAAATCTGTAGCTGAGAAATTAGGTTACGATCAAGATGATTTAAGGTCTGCTTTAGTAGCAGGAGTTGATTATGCTACACCTTGGCAAGTAGGGGAGTATCCAGCCGCAATTGTGAATAATTTTGATAATCAATTTTTAAGTGCTTTGTTGGGGGAACAGCCGTTAAATCAGGCGATGTTAAGGGCGCAGAATAACGCAAATCAGCAGATCAAGATGATGGAGTAA
- a CDS encoding ATP-binding protein, whose translation MKAELLKRFFRAIASSDQEAIDKLTYVVIEEERSRGHTLLADQLENITKKSQKERSTKLDKPVSSLQDATRTAPENLQALTELPTSKRFNLPLVTIIPRDKLRHHMILPENIEKRFCRIEREYAARDRLAHHGLRYRQKILLYGPPGCGKTLGAERLAWNTGLPLLKVRFDAMVSSFLGETASNLRLVFEDASKSPCLLFLDECDSIAKTREDSQEVGEIKRVVNTFLQILDEFQPSSGLMVAATNLNKSLDTALWRRFDDLIAVPKPGEQELEFILKETLSAIEVGSINWPRIIEQMKDFSAAQAVRVAQDAAKRAILEREGLVIQEHLEEAIAEIKVS comes from the coding sequence ATGAAAGCAGAGCTTCTCAAAAGGTTTTTTAGGGCGATCGCTAGTTCAGACCAAGAAGCGATTGATAAACTCACATACGTAGTTATAGAGGAAGAACGCAGTAGGGGACATACACTCCTAGCTGACCAATTAGAGAATATTACTAAAAAGAGCCAAAAAGAAAGGTCTACCAAGCTTGATAAACCAGTTTCTTCTCTACAAGACGCTACGCGAACAGCACCAGAAAACTTACAAGCTTTAACTGAATTACCAACCAGTAAGCGGTTTAATCTTCCCTTGGTGACAATCATACCAAGGGATAAATTGCGGCATCACATGATATTGCCGGAAAATATTGAGAAACGTTTCTGCCGAATTGAGCGTGAGTATGCAGCAAGAGATAGACTGGCTCATCATGGTCTGCGTTACAGGCAAAAAATTCTTCTGTATGGACCTCCAGGCTGTGGAAAGACGCTAGGAGCAGAGCGTTTAGCTTGGAATACAGGTTTACCACTTTTGAAAGTTCGGTTTGATGCAATGGTTTCGTCTTTTTTAGGCGAAACTGCAAGTAATTTGAGACTTGTATTTGAGGATGCTTCAAAAAGTCCATGTTTGTTGTTTCTTGATGAATGTGACTCGATTGCTAAAACACGAGAAGATTCTCAAGAAGTAGGAGAAATAAAGCGAGTAGTAAATACATTTTTGCAAATTTTGGATGAGTTTCAACCTTCTTCTGGGCTGATGGTAGCGGCTACGAATTTGAATAAATCTTTGGATACTGCCCTTTGGAGAAGATTTGATGACTTGATTGCAGTACCCAAACCCGGAGAACAAGAGCTAGAATTTATACTAAAGGAAACACTATCTGCTATTGAAGTGGGATCTATCAACTGGCCAAGAATTATTGAGCAGATGAAAGATTTTTCTGCGGCTCAAGCTGTGAGAGTTGCACAAGATGCGGCTAAACGAGCAATCCTTGAGCGAGAGGGGTTAGTGATTCAGGAACACTTAGAAGAAGCGATCGCAGAAATTAAGGTTTCCTAG
- the leuB gene encoding 3-isopropylmalate dehydrogenase, with translation MTSNYRITLLPGDGIGPEIMAVAVDVLKVVGKRFDIQFDFETALIGGAAIDATGEPLPSETLDTCRNSDAVLLAAIGGYKWDSLPSDKRPEAGLLGLRAGLELFANLRPAKIIPQLIDASTLKREVVEGVDIMVVRELTGGIYFGKPKGIFATETGEKRGVNTMVYSESEIERIGRVAFETAQKRGGKLCSVDKANVLDVSQLWREKITNLASEYPNVELSHLYVDNAAMQLVRAPKQFDTIVTGNLFGDILSDAAAMLTGSIGMLPSASLGASGPGVYEPVHGSAPDIAGLDKANPLAQVLSAAMMLRYGLNQPAAADLIENAVLQVLQQGDRTGDIMSPGMNLLGCRAMGDALMQILEAK, from the coding sequence ATGACTTCAAACTACCGCATTACCCTACTTCCTGGCGATGGTATCGGACCTGAAATTATGGCGGTAGCGGTGGACGTGCTAAAAGTCGTCGGTAAACGCTTTGATATTCAATTTGACTTTGAAACCGCCCTTATCGGTGGTGCAGCTATTGACGCAACTGGTGAACCTCTACCATCAGAAACCTTAGATACTTGTCGCAACAGTGATGCTGTGTTACTTGCTGCTATTGGTGGCTATAAATGGGATTCCTTACCATCTGATAAGCGTCCTGAAGCGGGTTTATTAGGATTAAGAGCCGGTTTAGAGCTATTTGCTAATTTACGACCTGCAAAAATTATCCCCCAATTAATAGACGCTTCCACCTTGAAACGGGAAGTGGTGGAAGGAGTGGATATTATGGTAGTGCGCGAACTCACAGGGGGGATTTATTTCGGTAAACCAAAAGGTATTTTCGCTACAGAAACAGGTGAAAAACGTGGTGTAAATACGATGGTTTACAGCGAATCGGAAATTGAGAGGATTGGACGAGTTGCTTTTGAAACAGCGCAAAAACGCGGCGGAAAACTCTGTTCTGTAGATAAAGCCAATGTATTAGATGTATCTCAACTGTGGCGCGAAAAAATCACTAATCTGGCTTCAGAATATCCAAATGTTGAACTATCTCATTTATATGTAGATAATGCAGCCATGCAGTTAGTCCGCGCTCCCAAGCAGTTTGATACTATTGTTACTGGTAACTTATTTGGTGATATTCTCTCGGATGCGGCAGCGATGCTAACTGGTAGTATTGGGATGTTACCTTCTGCCAGTTTGGGTGCTTCTGGGCCTGGTGTTTATGAACCTGTTCATGGTTCCGCCCCAGATATTGCAGGACTTGATAAAGCCAACCCCTTAGCACAGGTTTTGAGTGCAGCGATGATGTTACGCTATGGCTTAAATCAACCAGCAGCAGCGGACTTGATTGAAAATGCAGTGTTACAAGTTTTACAACAAGGCGATCGCACAGGAGATATTATGTCCCCAGGAATGAATCTTTTAGGTTGTCGTGCTATGGGTGACGCTTTAATGCAAATTCTGGAAGCAAAATAG
- the accD gene encoding acetyl-CoA carboxylase, carboxyltransferase subunit beta, giving the protein MANNEESRGLKSLFDWFANRRKSGSTSLERQEREIADGLWHKCPKCGVLTYAKDLKANQMVCVECGHHNRVDSDERIRQLIDANTWKPLDEHLRPTDPLGFRDRKLYSDRLRETQEKIGLIDAVKTGLGQINGLPIALGVMDFRFMGGSMGSVVGEKLTRLIEQATQRRYPVVIICTSGGARMQEGMLSLMQMAKISAALQRHQDARLLYIPVLTNPTTGGVTASFAMLGDLIIAEPKATIGFAGRRVIEQTLREKLPEDFQTAEDLLKHGFVDDIVPRTQLKNTLAQLIALHQPMPTTPNMVLWETMSLSSTGVE; this is encoded by the coding sequence ATGGCAAACAACGAAGAATCACGCGGTTTAAAGTCTCTATTTGATTGGTTTGCAAATCGTCGTAAATCAGGATCTACCAGTTTAGAACGCCAAGAACGGGAAATTGCGGACGGGTTGTGGCACAAATGCCCTAAATGTGGTGTTTTAACTTATGCCAAAGACCTGAAAGCAAATCAAATGGTTTGTGTGGAATGCGGCCATCATAATCGGGTAGATAGTGATGAGCGTATCCGTCAGTTGATAGATGCAAATACCTGGAAACCCTTAGATGAACATTTGCGACCTACAGATCCTTTAGGATTCCGCGATCGCAAACTCTACAGCGATCGCTTGCGGGAAACCCAGGAAAAAATAGGTTTAATAGACGCAGTAAAAACCGGCTTAGGTCAAATTAACGGTTTACCCATCGCTTTAGGAGTCATGGACTTCCGCTTTATGGGTGGTAGCATGGGTTCTGTGGTTGGCGAAAAACTCACCCGCTTAATAGAACAAGCTACACAACGCCGTTATCCTGTGGTTATCATCTGCACTTCTGGTGGTGCGAGAATGCAAGAAGGAATGCTTTCCTTAATGCAAATGGCAAAAATCTCCGCCGCCTTACAACGCCATCAAGATGCCCGTTTATTGTACATTCCCGTTTTAACAAATCCCACCACAGGAGGCGTTACCGCCAGTTTTGCCATGTTGGGCGACCTGATCATCGCGGAACCAAAAGCCACCATTGGTTTTGCCGGTAGACGAGTTATTGAACAAACCCTGCGGGAAAAACTACCCGAAGATTTTCAAACCGCTGAAGATTTGCTCAAGCATGGTTTTGTGGATGATATCGTCCCCCGTACCCAGCTAAAGAACACCTTAGCACAGCTAATAGCTTTACACCAGCCGATGCCAACTACACCCAATATGGTTTTGTGGGAAACCATGAGTTTAAGTTCTACTGGTGTCGAGTAG
- a CDS encoding DUF29 family protein: protein MTQELIDLRNSILQGNYTEALAIVDELEGMSKKANIRQIKSFLKILLIHLIKNHIEKRLTNSWIASIRNSIREIQEINLKENKKSYYINQDEWENLIEESVIEDAIADASVEIMNGKYTRSQLSNIVDRKQIINTAIKFLSLTYTYSAKELPAIMDDYLNQLTADEI from the coding sequence ATGACCCAAGAATTAATAGACCTCAGAAATAGCATTTTACAAGGAAATTACACAGAAGCTTTAGCCATTGTAGATGAATTAGAAGGAATGAGTAAAAAAGCTAACATCAGACAAATCAAATCATTTTTAAAAATCTTACTCATTCATTTAATTAAGAATCACATAGAAAAGAGACTAACAAATTCTTGGATAGCTTCTATTCGTAACTCCATTAGAGAAATTCAAGAAATTAATCTCAAAGAAAACAAAAAATCCTATTATATCAATCAAGATGAATGGGAAAATTTAATAGAAGAGTCAGTCATAGAAGATGCTATAGCTGATGCTAGTGTAGAAATAATGAACGGTAAATATACTCGTTCTCAACTATCAAACATAGTAGATAGAAAGCAAATTATCAACACAGCAATTAAATTTCTATCTCTCACTTATACCTATTCAGCGAAAGAATTACCAGCCATTATGGATGATTATTTAAATCAATTAACAGCAGATGAAATTTAA